The stretch of DNA CCTGATTTCCCTGGGGGACCTCAATTTCCACATGATTAGCAGGCACTAGGAGGCACCCCACTCGGGGTGGGGAccacagtggggggtggggtgttgcATGATCTCCAGGGAGGCCGGGGACCGACAGGGAATAAGGCTGGTCCCCCTGGGCAGAGCCCCACCCAACACGCAGGGGTCCTCTGCCCCAGCAGGGCTTAGGACTGAACACATCTGCTTTGAGGGCTCTGTCTACACCCTCACtcctgaaagaaggaaaaaagtttcAGTGCCCTTACAAGTGGCTATCAAGTCATCACCcatgaagggctggtccctttgTTTCCAGCCACCATCCAGGGCTGCTAAGAAGGCACTAAGAAAAGGACCAGCAAAGTCCCTCGTGGGGAGACAGGCCCTGGAGCTATCCTAAGTGATACCCTCACTGGCTGTGGTCCCAAAGGGTGGCCCCTACAGCTTCTGCCAGGCTTCCCCTCTTCCCATCTCAGGCTGTCCAGCAGCTGAGAAGTCACCAGCCCCATGTGCATCCAAGAGGAGCCCATGGAATGGGGCGAGGAAGGGAGGTCCCTGTGGGGCAGACCCCATCCCTCTGCTCTGCACTGGCCCTGTGTGCCCACACCCAGGCAGGCCTCCCCTGTCAGACGAGAGGTCTGGGAGTgggggcccggggcggggaggtggggggaggtgggaggagggacgTGGCCTGCACAGAGCTGTGCAGAGTGCCAAAGACAGACAgcttcactatttaaaaaaaatgaaaagacctggggatcatttctaaaaatatgttaTGCATGGGGATTACACATCAGCCCCTTGGTTTTCTTGTGGAATGGTGTCAAAGACCCAGGCTGTACGGATTAGCTGTTTGCCtgttcaaaaaggaaaaagaaacaatgttaTTTTCTTGAGACAAACAAaggtagaaaattattttttcccccaaattaacatGAGACCCTTATAGACCAATGAGCAAGCTTAATAAGACAAAGGGATACTGTTTTTCTACAGCGTGAAGGTCAAGGGGTTAGGCTGACAGTGGAGGAGAacggcatgtgcaaaggcccggaGGCAGGAGGGGGAACGGGTGTGTGGGGATCCACTCATTCTGCACAGCTGGGACAAGGGCCTTTCTGGGCAAACCAGATGTGACCTTAGCCATTGAAAGACATCAAGTGTCTAATCAGCCTCGCTTTCTACCCCACTTTCTCTGCTGCCAGCCAGCCCTCTCACTCCCCGCTCCAGCCTTGCGGAGCCGCTGGCAGTGCCTAAATACCCTCTGCCCATATGCTCACTCATCCCGGAGGGACAGCTACCCCTTGGCCTGGCTCACCTCCCTCGAGGTGTCCAGGTCGCCTTCTCCCAGCACCATCCCAGCACCATCCCAGCCCCCCCCCAGCTTCCCTCTACCACGCAGTCCCCGGCCAGACAGCAGGACAGTTGTCTATTTCTAGCCATCTGTGGGGTGGGGACTGGCCGGACCCCAGGGCCACTTGAAGGTGTTAGGCCCCACAGTTTCACTCCAGGGAGATGCAGGCTGGACCTTGTTTGGCAATGCCCTCTGGCTCTGCCCCAACTCCCGGCACCTGGGCACCTCTGGAGACTTGAGAGGggacaaaatagaaatttttcttCCACCAGAAGCCTAGCCTTAGAAGGAACCAAAATCTGTGAGCTCTGCCAGTCCCGAGGCCCCTGTGATGGACAGACATCTGGTCCTCACCCAGGGTCCGGGCAGAGCTAAGGACTGGGCTCCACTGAGCACTGCGGGCCGGGCTGGGCGCCCCTCCTCACCACCTATTCTTTACCAGAGAACCCCAGTTTCTCCCCTACCCAGGGCACACGCGATGGCCCAGAAAAGGACAGGGCAGAGTCACGGCTGGCTGACCTGCCTCCCGCTGCTCTCCGCCCACACCAGAAGTTTGATTCAATGACACCTGGGTGGGTGAATAGAGCCACTTGAGCCAGAACTAAGCATGGTCAGCAGGGCACAAGCGAGCCCATCCCAGTGAGCTCTGGACCCTGCAAGGCTGCGCTCCAGACGTTTTCATCCAAACACCAGAGGTGGGCCCTGGAGGCTGCGGGAGGGGACGCCCCCTGACACGGGGACCACACCTCCTAGACGTCTGGGCGTGGACAAACGAGTCAGAGAACCTGGTCAGGAGGACGGGAAAGTTACCCTCATTTGGCGATAAATCCAGTCTGTAAACATGGTCACGTTTCCGTACACTCCCGGTCGGTAAGCCTTGGCGCAGCCGGAACCCCAGCTCGTGTCCCCAATCAGCCACCAGAGGCTGCTCTTCTGAGTGACCAGAGGCCCTCCGCTGTCACCCTGCGGGATGCAGCAGGGTGCAGAGCAGAAGTCAGACCACAAGCTGCACGTCACAGAGGGCAGGGCGGCggcgggtggggggcaggggtgcccAGTGGGGTGATGGGAGGGTCTGCGGGTCTCCTCCAACAAGGCGATAGTAATACAGTCCCCCGAAGGGACTGCACCAGTGACGAGCTTTCGTCTGCATCCGTTAACAGTTACCAAATAGATGGCCGTCCATATCTTTAAATAGTCAAAATGCTTATTTCTGTGGCATTTTGACCAAATAGAGCCTTTtggaggaagcagcagcaggCAGTCCTCTTGCATCGTCAACGGCCATCCCTTCCCACGGCCACCCGCTGGGTCCCGGGTCGGGGAGGGGGCTCTCCTCAGGGGCTCAGTGGGAGGCGGGCAAGGCCAGGCGCTGTACAGCTGGTTATCACCTGGCAGGAGTCGACGGTTCCCTGCAGGTACCCCGCGCAGATCATGGCCGGCGTGACGAGGTTGTTGTACACGTGCTTGCCGTTGCATTGCCAGGGCTCGATGAGCTGCACCTTGGCCGCGTTCAGCAGGTCTGAGGTTCTCCCTGCAACGGAGGACGGCATGGCTCTCACAGGAAGCCTGGACTCCCACCCGGGCACGTGGACAAATGCTCCTGGGGCACCGGGGTACCTTCCAACTGCTAGGGCCTGTGTCTAAAGCAGCTCTAGATTCCGTCTCAGGGCAGACTGCCTGCCCGTGGGGCTGGGGAGCTGCACCTGTGTCCTAGAATTGCCCTCTCCCATCGCCCAGCCACTTGGCTCCCTGGGGTCAGTTTTCCTCCTCCATCACTCCATCTGCTCTGGAACGTTCCCAGGGCCACATGAGGAGCCCTGTGTTTCCGCCTCAAACACGCCGACCGTCCTTGACCACACACCATCCTCCACACCCCGACCGcctgccctctgctccctgcaTGCGGAAACTTCCTAGATGCTCACTGGGACTTGCTGTCTCCGCCTCCCAGTTGCTGCTTGGATGTCTTCTGGGCTTAGGGTGCTGGAGCAGACCCTCTCCTGGAGCGCTCCTCCACCCAGAGCCACAACCCCAGTCCTCCTGACTCGGGAAACAACCCCACCACCCACCGTGGGGCTCAGATCACAGGCTGGAAGCCGTCCTCCCGTGACTCTTCTCTCCCCCCCGCTGACGCTCCATCCATCAGCACATCTAGTGGCGCTGTCCTACACGTGCCCCACACCCACCTCCCTGGTCTGAGCTGCCCTCTTGTCTCGGAGGACACTGCAGCAGTCCCCTCACCATGCCTCGCCCCCACCCCTTCCGTGACTCCCCACACAGCTGTCAGGCCACATCACTCCCCTGACAGCTCCCTGTCCCACTCGGATTAGAAGCCAGAGTCCTCATCCTAGCCTACTAGGCCCTACACAACCTGGCTCCAGCCTGCCCCCTCACCCTGGCTCATCAGCCCCAGCCGCCCTGGCCCTTCTGTTCCTAAGACACTCTTGTCGTACAGATCTCAGCGCAAACGTCCTCTCTTccgagaagccttccctgatcaccccTCACTACCACAAACCTCAGCTGTTTGAAAGCACCATAGTTCAGTAATTCGTTTCCTGCCTGATTacacccagccccgcccccatccACAGGGGAGTGTGAAGGTCCCTCGGGCAGAGGTTTCTGTCTTATTTTGTTCACCGCTGCATTCCCAGCTTGAGGTAGGTGCTCCACAAACCGTGGCTGACTTTCCCTTTCATCTCGGCTGCGGGGAAACCTTGCGCACAACTGGAAGGCTCAACCCAGGAGCTTTCTTTAGACCAGATGCCAGGACACCCAGCACCACCACCGACTCCCCCTTCTTCCCCCAAATCCCCTCACCCTAGTGCTATTCACCTTGCTTTAAAGGATCCTTGTCGGTGTGCCCTAAACACTTTTGGAAGGATGTAAACAATACATAAATGTACCACTAAGCACATCCAATGCTCCGTAAAAATGCCACAGCCAGCATCTCTTCATTTGATAAGTATTATCTGAGGTGAAAGCAAATTATAGCTGAAGGCAGCTGGGCCAGCCTGCGACAGGAGAGTCTAGTGCCTCTGGCCTCTCTGGGGGTCAGGGCAGGAGGGCAAAGGCTTTGATGACTTGCAGCCGGCTGTCACCGGTCACACAAGCCCATCCCCACTGAGTCCGCTATCACTCAGCCATCAAAGGCAGGCAGACTTCCGGGCAGCCCATTAGCGACTATGTGACGTGAACACAGGGGGCCGTGTGCCTCCCATGTTTAGGTGGCCTTTACACTTCAAAAAGCCGTTTCTACACATTGTTCCATTTGACCTTAATCAGGGCACTGTGGTACATAGGACAGTTGGGATTTTCCCTTTTAgcatgtggggaaactgaggcaaataGACCAGGTGAATTGCCTAAAGTTGTCCAACCATTTAGTGGTAGAATCAAGATCAAAACCTAGACTTCCCACTTCCAAGCCCAGTGCTCtgctccctgggccctgcagacCCCATGCCGGGAGCCTCACCTTTCTCATAGGTGGCCCCCCACCCGGAAATCCAGCAGGGTTGTGTCGGCTCGAGCATCATGCCTGGGTTGGGCAGACACACCGGTTTCACTCTGTCTGTTTCAAGAAGGGAAAACACCATGAGCGGATCTCTTCTCACTGAAGGCCTCGGGCAGTGGTCTCCACCTGGATCTTCCCCCGTGCATGTGCTGGGCCTGGGACCACCACCCTCCTGCCCAAGAAGACTTCTGGATTCCACTGTGTCCTGTCCCTGCCAGGACCCTCCTTCTAACAGGCAAGACGTCCCCCTCGGGAAATTAGGGTTTTGGAGGATTAAAGGTCAACGGCCCTGTGATGCAAATAGTTGACACTGCACGTGGTAGGGCTGCACGGACTAAATCAATAAGGATGATGGTAAATGATTAGTAATTTATAGTTAAACTCATAACAGGCGCAACTGCAAACCAGCACCAAGTCACATCTGATCCCCCAGACAGCGACTACAAACGGACTTTCCTGGACATTCACGTGTGCTGATTGTCACTGTGCGGTGGAGGAGAAGTGTGGTGGTGACCACATCCCTCAGTGGCCACAGGCACATTTTGGGGTGACTCGGCCTCGGCTGAGTCCTCTTCTAGCAGCCaacccctcccctggccccacacaTTACAACTCAACGCAAATTCCCTCCTTCCGGCCAGCACAGCACAATTTATTTCCAGTCAACCTCTCCTTAAGATTTGGGCAGCACCGTTCACGCACCCTGGGCTGCAGGAACACAGGTATGTACCGTTAAAAGTCAGAGGCGCCTGCAGCTTCATAAGAGCGATGTCGTTGTTCTTGGTCTTGGAATCGTAATTTGGGTGGGAAATCACTTTTGCTACTCGGTATCCGCTTCCGTAGAACATGGAAGATTGGCTCAAAATTCCTGCAAAGGCTGCCCAAATCTTGGGATTGTTAAGGGGTCTGGAAGACAGAGACGGACACAGCCCAGCAAGTCAGAATCACAAACATGAAACACTCATTTGACAGTCTTCAAAAACCATCAGCCGAAGCCAAGGTCCCAAAGGTAACGCGACGTCAAAAGCCACAGGACGAGACTGGCCAGGTGGTCTCAGGCCCttgcacctccccaccccacacagccTCATCCTTTGCCCCCACCCTTTCCTCATCAATGAATCCTATTCCTCTCGTGCTCACGCACCAGCTTGCAAACCCTCGCAATTCCGAGCTTATTCTTGAGCCTAAATGCCTCCCTGAGGTTTGAAAGCCCGTTTCTGGCATGGCTGGGTCCTCCTTACCTTTACATGCTAGAGCAtttcttggcacacagtaggcgcttATTAAATGCGTACCAATGAATAGACTCTGAGTCTAACAGCCACTCAGCCATTACCTTTATCTGGGTTTTTCCCTTCTAAGAAAATCCCAAATCCTATAGCCCACGGAATCCggtggatggaaggaaagaaatgctcTCAGGTAATAAACGCTGCTTCCTTCAACCTTTCCAACAGCCCTTGGAGTAGCAATCTTGTCTTACAGGTGCAGATGCTACAGTCAGACACCTCGAGTGAACTGTCTGAAGCCACTCAGCCAGAGAATGGCCAAGCCAGGGCCAGCCTccctctaaacaaacaaaaacatagctCTGATGAGTGAAGCTTTTTCAAAATAGCCAtgagacagacaaacaaacaaacaaacaaaaccctccatgtttaagaaaaaaggagGGGAGACAGTACCTTCTACTAAACCTAACACTATAAATGACAGCTTACCctcgcccctccccacccatctGTATGAGCCACACTGTGGCCCAGGGTGGTCCACAGAGAACCTTCTGGCAGGGCAGTGTGAGGTCTGAGCATCTCTGAGTGCACCCTCTCTGGGGATGAGCACCCAGGGGCGATCAGGCCTCCCGAGAGGGCAGGGGCCTCAGGAAGGGTGGGACGGAGCTGAGAAGGCTCTGGGCTAGAAATACTTCTGATCGCAGCATCACCTCGGCCCCACACGGCATCCCTGCGCCAGACCCTGCAGGTGATGGACACGTGCTGAAGGCATGGGCTTGGCCAGGTGCTTCATTTGATGCCCCCCCACTCCAGCGACGCCACACACAGGGCACCCTTAGAATCTCCACTTGCCCACAAGGAAACCGGAGCGTGAAGAAGTCAGAGACTCCGCTCCAGGCCGCAGGGCACAGAGCTGCCCCAGTACCCCagaccccgcccccgcccctcaggccccgccccgcggGACTTACTCCTCCACGCAGTGGGCGGCCGTCACGATCCACTCGGGGGTGATGATGGAGCCCCCGCAGACGTGGATGCCCTGCACGTGCAGGCTGACCTGCCAGGGCCAGTCCCCGGGGGCCGCGAGCGACCCGCCCACGATCCGGCTCTGGCGGCTCGTCTTCCCGGAGACGCCGCACTCTGGGGGCGACAAGCGCAGCGCGGCGGCCAGTGAGCGAGGCAGGGCCGCCGCGCCACCCTGACGCCCGCCGCACTGTGTGCCCGGACGGCCCCCAGCCCAAGTGTCCTGCCTGGCCGGAGGGTGACTGCCGTCTCCTCTTGTTCCTGTTTGTTTAGGGTCTGAATTTTAGAGAATGTGTCCTGGTCTCTtttggttgggggtgggagtgggggtggggcgagaGAACCGTCCTCCGGACGTCCCCAGCCCCCCCCGGGAAGCACCCCTTCTTGTTGGCGTTGGATGCCACCTGCTACTCTGCCCTTGTGTGATTCCATCAGCATCTCCCGCATCCCCAGCTGGGGGGCCTGGAATAACAGAGGCCCtggcaccgcccccccccccccaccccgggaatGCTCAGAGGCCCCAGGATGCCTGAACACAGCCAAGGCGGCTTTTCTCGTCTGTGCTGCTCTCGAGCTCTCAGGAGGTGGACAGCGTGggcgggagggcagggcaggtacCGTGGTACCTAAAGAAGCTTAAGCCAGCCTGGGTGGGAAGGTACTGATGGGATGACTGGGGCATGTGTCCACCCTGGGGCATCTGCTAGCTTCACCTGTTCAAACTGAAAAGCCAAGCTTCAGGCCCAAGACCCATATGGGAACAGGATGGGGCTGTCCCAGGGAAGGGAGCTCAGGGATGGCGTTCTCGATACCAATAAAAGGTTTAGAAACTATAAGTAATCCAAACACAGGCCTCCAGCTCCAGCACGGGGATGCCACAGAGCAGGGCCCTGCCGGTCACTTGAGCTTGCCCATCCTCATGGGACACCTGCTTCTTGGACCCGAGGCTGGAAGGCGTCTAAAGCGCGTCAGAATTCAAGAAAAGAGTCCCTTGGGCAGAGGGCTGGGCATGTCCTGACCTGTTACCCCACCTTCTCTCTCCATGTCCCCCAAAGACACGGGGGGTGGTACGTTTCTATAAGTACCAAGTGTTTCCTATTTTAGCAACACGAAAAGGAAAACCAAGCATCACTTACCTATACAGCGTAAGGAAACCACAGTTTTTGAAGAACAGACATCACTGCAAAGGAAGAGGGGGAAAATCTGGTCACTATAACGAGACACTTGATTCtcaaaatacttagaaatgaatattttcttctagagttCTCACTCTCTGCCTCCCCAGACATAGAAGAGTCCACCGCAGTTGAAGACTTGAATGAGGAAAGTAAATCCATACACAGAGGAGACAGTAGCAAAGAGCAGACACTGAGTCAAAGTGCAGGGTTCAAATCCAAactgtgtgacttgggcaaggtacttaacctctctgtgcctcaatttccccatctgcagAATGGGCTAATAATAGTACTAACTCATAGGGTGGTTGTGAAGATAAGCACACATCATATAAGCTGTTATTTTCCTTGGAATTTAAAACCACCCTTTAATTTTGTAAGGAAGACATTTGGAAACTTCCGGGTTCCTATAACTGCTTTACATTTACTGCACAGGAAACTATACAGTCAATCATTCGCCTGGGAACAGAAGAAAATTTACTCATTCGGGAGGCAGCTCTTCCAGGTtacacatgaaaaagaaacaacagacgCGTAAAGGACACTGTGCGTCTTTTACATTAAAGAACATTCGCATAATAATAATGATCCTAGTTCTGCTGTATATTGAATTTTCCCCCAATATGCTGAGGAGAAGAGAAGCAGCCCTAACACCCAGGTGTTCGGAGCTGGCCGTGTTCTGCTGAACATAAACAGCTCACAGGGCATCAACCTGTGGCCAGAGCACTGTTACATGATGGAGCAGG from Hippopotamus amphibius kiboko isolate mHipAmp2 chromosome 10, mHipAmp2.hap2, whole genome shotgun sequence encodes:
- the TMPRSS2 gene encoding LOW QUALITY PROTEIN: transmembrane protease serine 2 (The sequence of the model RefSeq protein was modified relative to this genomic sequence to represent the inferred CDS: substituted 1 base at 1 genomic stop codon), with product MALNSGSPPGVGPYYENHGFQPESLYPPQPPMAPRAYVGYPAQYYPPAVPQYTPRVQTHASTPVICTQPKPPSGTAWTSRTKKFLCIAFTLGALLVGAVLAAVLLWKFMEDECSGMECGSSGSCVSPSHWCDGILHCPGGEDENRCVRLYGPNFILQVYSAQRKSWHPVCRDDWSDSYGRAACQDMGYRNSFFSSQGVADDSGATSFMKLNISANDIDLYKKLYHSDVCSSKTVVSLRCIECGVSGKTSRQSRIVGGSLAAPGDWPWQVSLHVQGIHVCGGSIITPEWIVTAAHCVEEPLNNPKIWAAFAGILSQSSMFYGSGYRVAKVISHPNYDSKTKNNDIALMKLQAPLTFNDRVKPVCLPNPGMMLEPTQPCWISGWGATYEKGRTSDLLNAAKVQLIEPWQCNGKHVYNNLVTPAMICAGYLQGTVDSCQGDSGGPLVTQKSSLWWLIGDTSWGSGCAKAYRPGVYGNVTMFTDWIYRQMRVTFPSSXPGSLTRLSTPRRLGGVVPVSGGVPSRSLQGPPLVFG